One window of the Pseudomonas knackmussii B13 genome contains the following:
- a CDS encoding Hsp70 family protein, translated as MPHSQAARALGIDFGTSNSTVGWWRDGVEPLIELEDGKITLPSVIFFNAEERRPVYGRLALHEYLEGYEGRLMRSLKSLLGSALLKSETTVLGSALPFKDLLGLFLGELKKRAEAVAGHEFESVVLGRPVFFVDDDEKADREAQDTLVAVAQKLGFKDISFQYEPLAAAFDYERSITREELVLIVDIGGGTSDFSLVRLAPERREVADRQADILATGGVHIGGTDFDKQLSLQGVMPLFGYGSKMKSDALMPTSYHLNLATWHTINAVYAQKSQLALKNMRYDIVDATGIDRLFRLIEQRAGHWLAMQVEASKIELSDSQRRDIDLARIEPALVAELPRELFEGAIEPLLERVRGGVMRLLGDADVDPAKVDTVFFTGGSSGVPALRQSVAAMLPNARHVDGDRFGGIGNGLAIEAFKRYG; from the coding sequence ATGCCTCACTCCCAAGCCGCCCGCGCCCTGGGCATCGACTTCGGCACCTCCAACTCCACCGTCGGCTGGTGGCGCGACGGGGTGGAACCGCTGATCGAGCTGGAAGACGGCAAGATCACCCTGCCCTCGGTGATCTTCTTCAACGCCGAAGAACGCCGCCCGGTGTACGGCCGCCTGGCCCTGCACGAATACCTCGAAGGCTACGAAGGCCGCCTGATGCGCTCGCTCAAGAGCCTGCTGGGCTCGGCCCTGCTCAAGAGCGAAACCACCGTGCTGGGCAGCGCGCTGCCGTTCAAAGACCTGCTCGGGCTGTTCCTCGGCGAGCTGAAGAAGCGCGCCGAAGCCGTCGCCGGCCACGAATTCGAATCGGTGGTGCTGGGCCGCCCGGTGTTCTTCGTCGACGACGACGAAAAAGCCGACCGCGAAGCCCAGGACACCCTGGTCGCCGTGGCGCAGAAGCTCGGCTTCAAGGACATCTCCTTCCAGTACGAACCTCTCGCCGCAGCCTTCGACTACGAACGCAGCATCACGCGCGAAGAGCTGGTGCTGATCGTCGACATCGGTGGCGGCACCTCGGACTTCTCGCTGGTGCGCCTGGCGCCGGAACGCCGCGAAGTGGCCGACCGCCAGGCCGACATCCTCGCCACCGGCGGCGTGCACATCGGCGGCACCGACTTCGACAAGCAGCTCAGCCTGCAGGGCGTGATGCCGCTGTTCGGCTACGGCAGCAAGATGAAGAGCGACGCGCTGATGCCGACCAGCTACCACCTGAACCTGGCGACCTGGCACACCATCAACGCGGTCTACGCGCAGAAGTCGCAGCTGGCGCTGAAGAACATGCGCTACGACATCGTCGATGCCACCGGCATCGACCGCCTGTTCCGCCTGATCGAGCAGCGCGCCGGGCACTGGCTGGCGATGCAGGTTGAGGCCAGCAAGATCGAGCTGAGCGACAGCCAGCGCCGCGACATCGACCTCGCCCGCATTGAGCCGGCGCTGGTCGCCGAGCTGCCCCGTGAGCTCTTCGAGGGCGCCATCGAGCCCCTGCTGGAACGTGTGCGCGGCGGCGTGATGCGTCTGCTGGGCGACGCCGATGTGGACCCGGCCAAGGTCGACACCGTGTTCTTCACCGGCGGCTCCAGCGGCGTGCCGGCGCTGCGCCAGAGCGTGGCGGCCATGCTGCCCAACGCCCGCCACGTCGACGGCGACCGCTTTGGCGGCATCGGCAACGGCCTGGCCATCGAGGCGTTCAAGCGCTACGGCTGA
- a CDS encoding GyrI-like domain-containing protein, translated as MKHRILELPAFDLVGMEFKPASDGSIRALWQRFLPQAPQLANRTDAQVLYGLCTHDERGEFRYIAGAQVSPAEVPPGMLQIRVPAQKYAVFVHRGTVDEMPDSFQRIYSELLALRGLEPRQAPAFERYDEHFKGPDDPASEVELYIPVY; from the coding sequence ATGAAACACCGGATCCTCGAGCTGCCCGCCTTCGATCTCGTCGGCATGGAGTTCAAGCCCGCCAGCGACGGCAGTATTCGCGCGCTGTGGCAACGCTTCCTGCCGCAGGCGCCGCAGCTCGCCAACCGCACCGACGCCCAGGTGCTCTATGGCCTGTGCACCCACGACGAACGCGGCGAGTTCCGCTATATCGCCGGCGCCCAGGTGTCGCCTGCCGAGGTGCCGCCGGGCATGTTGCAGATCCGCGTGCCGGCGCAGAAGTACGCGGTGTTCGTCCATCGCGGCACCGTCGACGAGATGCCCGACAGCTTCCAGCGCATCTACTCCGAACTGCTCGCCCTGCGCGGCCTCGAACCGCGCCAGGCGCCGGCCTTCGAGCGCTACGACGAGCACTTCAAAGGCCCGGACGACCCCGCCTCCGAGGTCGAGCTGTACATCCCCGTCTACTGA
- the ureC gene encoding urease subunit alpha gives MKISRQAYADMFGPTVGDRVRLADTELWIEVEKDFTVYGEEVKFGGGKVIRDGMGQGQLPAAEVVDTVITNALILDHWGIVKADVGLKHGRIAAIGKAGNPDIQPGVTIALGASTEVIAGEGMILTAGGIDTHIHFICPQQIEEALMSGVTTMIGGGTGPATGTNATTCTSGPWHMARMLQAADAFPMNLGFTGKGNASLPLPLEEQVRAGAIGLKLHEDWGTTPAAIDNCLGVADRFDVQVAIHTDTLNESGFVETTLAAFKGRTIHTYHTEGAGGGHAPDIIKACGFANVLPSSTNPTRPFTRNTIDEHLDMLMVCHHLDPSIAEDVAFAESRIRRETIAAEDILHDLGAFSMISSDSQAMGRVGEVITRTWQTADKMKKQRGALDGDGARNDNFRAKRYIAKYTINPAITHGVSHEVGSIEVGKLADLVLWRPAFFGVKPSLILKGGAIAASLMGDANASIPTPQPVHYRPMFASYAGSRHATSLTFISQAAFEAGLPQQLGLQKRIGVVQGCRTVQKTDLIHNAYLPHIEVDPQNYQVRADGQLLWCEPADVLPMAQRYFLF, from the coding sequence ATGAAGATCAGCAGACAAGCCTACGCCGACATGTTCGGCCCCACCGTCGGCGACCGCGTGCGCCTGGCCGACACCGAGCTGTGGATCGAGGTGGAGAAGGACTTCACCGTCTACGGCGAAGAGGTGAAGTTCGGCGGCGGCAAGGTCATCCGCGACGGCATGGGCCAGGGCCAGCTGCCGGCCGCAGAGGTGGTCGACACCGTGATCACCAACGCGCTGATCCTCGACCACTGGGGCATCGTGAAGGCCGACGTCGGCCTGAAGCACGGTCGCATCGCCGCCATCGGCAAGGCCGGCAACCCGGACATCCAGCCCGGCGTCACCATCGCCCTCGGCGCCAGCACCGAAGTCATCGCCGGCGAAGGCATGATCCTCACCGCCGGCGGCATCGACACGCACATCCACTTCATCTGCCCGCAGCAGATCGAAGAGGCGCTGATGAGCGGGGTGACCACCATGATCGGCGGCGGCACCGGGCCGGCCACCGGCACCAACGCCACCACCTGCACCTCCGGGCCCTGGCACATGGCGCGCATGCTCCAGGCCGCCGACGCCTTCCCGATGAACCTCGGCTTCACCGGCAAGGGCAACGCCAGCCTGCCGCTGCCACTGGAGGAACAGGTGCGCGCCGGTGCCATCGGCCTGAAGCTGCACGAAGACTGGGGCACCACACCGGCGGCGATCGACAACTGCCTGGGCGTGGCCGATCGCTTCGACGTGCAGGTGGCGATCCACACCGACACCCTCAACGAGTCCGGCTTCGTCGAAACCACCCTCGCCGCCTTCAAGGGCCGCACCATCCACACCTACCACACCGAGGGCGCCGGCGGCGGCCACGCGCCGGACATCATCAAGGCCTGCGGCTTCGCCAACGTGCTGCCCAGCTCGACCAACCCGACCCGGCCGTTCACCCGCAACACCATCGACGAACACCTGGACATGCTCATGGTCTGCCACCACCTCGACCCGAGCATCGCCGAGGACGTGGCCTTCGCCGAGTCGCGCATCCGCCGCGAGACCATCGCCGCCGAGGACATCCTCCACGACCTCGGCGCCTTCAGCATGATCAGCTCCGACAGCCAGGCCATGGGCCGCGTCGGCGAAGTCATCACGCGCACCTGGCAGACCGCCGACAAGATGAAGAAGCAGCGCGGCGCCCTGGACGGCGACGGCGCGCGCAACGACAACTTCCGCGCCAAGCGCTACATCGCCAAGTACACGATCAACCCGGCGATCACCCACGGCGTCAGCCACGAAGTGGGCAGCATCGAAGTGGGCAAGCTGGCCGACCTGGTGCTCTGGCGCCCGGCCTTCTTCGGCGTGAAGCCGAGCCTGATCCTCAAGGGCGGCGCCATCGCCGCAAGCCTGATGGGCGACGCCAACGCCTCCATCCCGACCCCGCAGCCGGTGCACTACCGGCCGATGTTCGCCAGCTACGCCGGCAGCCGCCACGCCACCAGCCTGACCTTCATCAGCCAGGCCGCGTTCGAGGCCGGCCTGCCGCAGCAACTCGGCCTGCAGAAGCGCATCGGCGTGGTCCAGGGCTGCCGCACGGTGCAGAAGACCGACCTGATCCACAACGCCTACCTGCCGCACATCGAGGTCGACCCGCAGAACTACCAGGTACGCGCCGACGGCCAGTTGCTCTGGTGCGAGCCGGCCGACGTGCTGCCAATGGCGCAGCGGTATTTCCTGTTCTGA
- a CDS encoding DksA/TraR family C4-type zinc finger protein → MASGWANDGAVQEQIDSTIEDAIARARSQMPTGESLTHCEECDAVIPEARRKAVPGVHLCVNCQAAHDKEQAAYAGYNRRGSKDSQLR, encoded by the coding sequence ATGGCCAGCGGTTGGGCGAACGACGGCGCCGTGCAGGAACAGATCGACAGCACCATCGAAGACGCCATCGCGCGCGCCCGCAGCCAGATGCCCACAGGCGAAAGCCTGACGCATTGCGAAGAGTGCGATGCAGTCATTCCCGAGGCGCGGCGTAAGGCCGTGCCCGGCGTGCACCTGTGCGTGAACTGCCAGGCCGCGCACGACAAGGAGCAGGCAGCCTATGCCGGTTACAACCGGCGCGGGAGCAAGGACAGCCAGCTGCGCTAG
- a CDS encoding urease accessory protein UreD, translating to MNAPANLFHPAWHAELELAYARFGDGTRPVKRRHLGPLRVQKHLYAEGPEVCQHIVVHPPGGIAGGDTLDLDIHAGGNAWAQLTSPGAAKWYRAACPARQSLRIRVEPGATLEWLPQETIVFSGAQTELHTEIDLTGDARLFYWDVVALGRPASGERFNQGRFSAALDIRRDGRRLWHERQRIEGGDRLLDSPIGLAGQPVMATLIASGQLDAELLEACRALPCQGRGNLTQLPGLVVARCLAAEALHARAWLIELWRLLRPALLGREAVPPRIWST from the coding sequence ATGAACGCCCCCGCCAACCTCTTCCACCCCGCCTGGCACGCCGAGCTGGAGCTGGCCTATGCCCGCTTCGGCGACGGCACGCGGCCGGTGAAGCGGCGCCACCTCGGCCCGCTGCGGGTGCAGAAGCACCTCTACGCCGAGGGCCCGGAGGTCTGCCAGCACATAGTCGTGCACCCGCCCGGCGGAATCGCTGGCGGCGACACCCTCGACCTAGATATCCACGCTGGCGGGAACGCCTGGGCGCAGCTCACCAGCCCCGGCGCCGCCAAGTGGTATCGCGCGGCCTGCCCGGCGCGGCAATCGCTGCGCATTCGCGTTGAACCCGGCGCGACCCTGGAATGGCTGCCGCAGGAAACCATCGTCTTCTCCGGCGCCCAGACCGAGCTGCACACCGAGATCGACCTCACCGGCGACGCCCGCCTGTTCTACTGGGACGTGGTCGCCCTCGGCCGCCCGGCCAGCGGCGAACGCTTCAACCAGGGCCGCTTCAGCGCCGCCCTCGACATCCGCCGCGACGGTCGCCGCCTCTGGCACGAGCGCCAGCGCATCGAAGGCGGCGACCGCCTGCTCGACTCGCCCATCGGCCTCGCCGGCCAACCGGTGATGGCCACCCTGATCGCCAGCGGGCAGCTCGACGCCGAGCTGCTGGAAGCCTGCCGCGCGCTGCCTTGCCAGGGCCGCGGCAACCTGACCCAATTGCCCGGCCTGGTGGTCGCCCGCTGCCTGGCCGCCGAGGCGCTGCACGCCCGCGCCTGGCTGATCGAACTCTGGCGCCTGCTGCGGCCGGCGCTGCTCGGCCGCGAGGCCGTACCTCCCCGAATCTGGAGCACGTAG
- the urtE gene encoding urea ABC transporter ATP-binding subunit UrtE, with translation MLQVDKLHQYYGGSHILRGLSFDAKIGEVTCLLGRNGVGKTTLLRCLMGLVPAREGSVAWEGKTITGFKPHQRVHAGIAYVPQGREIFPRLSVEENLLMGLSRFSAKEAKAVPDFIYELFPVLREMKQRRGGDLSGGQQQQLAIGRALASRPRLLILDEPTEGIQPSVIKEIGAVIKKLAQRGDMAILLVEQFYDFAAELADQYLVMARGEIVQQGRGADMESEGVRGLVAI, from the coding sequence ATGCTGCAAGTCGACAAACTCCACCAGTACTACGGCGGCAGCCACATCCTCCGTGGCCTGTCGTTCGACGCGAAGATCGGCGAAGTCACCTGCCTGCTCGGACGCAACGGCGTCGGCAAGACCACCCTGCTGCGCTGCCTGATGGGCCTGGTGCCGGCGCGCGAGGGCAGCGTCGCCTGGGAAGGCAAGACCATCACCGGCTTCAAGCCGCACCAGCGGGTGCACGCCGGCATCGCCTACGTACCCCAGGGCCGCGAGATCTTCCCGCGCCTGTCGGTCGAGGAAAACCTGCTGATGGGCCTCTCACGCTTCAGCGCCAAGGAAGCCAAGGCGGTGCCGGACTTCATCTACGAACTCTTCCCGGTGCTGCGCGAGATGAAGCAGCGCCGCGGCGGCGACCTTTCCGGCGGCCAGCAGCAACAACTGGCCATCGGCCGCGCCTTGGCCAGCCGCCCGCGCCTGCTGATCCTCGACGAACCCACCGAAGGCATCCAGCCCTCGGTGATCAAGGAGATCGGCGCGGTGATCAAGAAGCTCGCCCAGCGCGGCGACATGGCCATCCTGCTGGTGGAACAGTTCTACGACTTCGCCGCCGAACTGGCCGACCAGTACCTGGTGATGGCGCGCGGCGAGATCGTCCAGCAAGGGCGCGGGGCGGATATGGAAAGCGAGGGCGTGCGCGGGCTCGTGGCCATCTGA
- a CDS encoding isocitrate lyase/PEP mutase family protein, translated as MHRASHHELRQSFRALLNSSSCYHTASVFDPMSARIAGDLGFEVGILGGSVASLQVLAAPDFALITLSEFVEQATRIGRVARLPVIADADHGYGNALNVMRTIVELERAGVAALTIEDTLLPAQFGRKSTDLISVEEGVGKIRAALEARVDQEMAIIARTNAEVLEVDDVIRRTLAYQAAGADGICMVGIRDFEHLEQIARHLSVPLMLVSYGNPALRDDQRLAKLGVRIVVDGHAAYFAAIKATYDCLREQRGVDASDLTASELAKKYTLPEEYQIFAREYMEVKE; from the coding sequence ATGCACAGAGCCTCCCACCACGAGCTACGCCAGAGTTTCCGGGCGTTGCTGAACTCCTCCTCCTGCTATCACACCGCCTCGGTGTTCGATCCGATGTCCGCACGCATCGCCGGGGACCTGGGCTTTGAAGTCGGCATCCTGGGTGGTTCTGTAGCTTCGCTACAAGTTCTGGCTGCCCCCGACTTCGCACTCATCACCCTCAGCGAGTTCGTCGAGCAGGCCACCCGCATCGGTCGCGTTGCGCGCCTGCCGGTGATTGCCGACGCCGACCACGGCTACGGCAACGCGCTCAACGTGATGCGCACCATCGTCGAGCTGGAACGTGCCGGCGTCGCCGCGCTGACCATCGAGGACACGCTGTTGCCGGCGCAGTTCGGCCGCAAGTCCACCGACCTGATCAGCGTCGAAGAGGGCGTCGGCAAGATCCGTGCTGCGCTGGAAGCGCGGGTGGATCAGGAGATGGCGATCATCGCGCGGACCAACGCCGAGGTACTGGAAGTGGATGACGTGATCCGTCGTACCCTGGCCTACCAGGCCGCCGGCGCCGACGGCATCTGCATGGTCGGCATCCGCGACTTCGAGCACCTGGAGCAGATCGCCCGCCACCTGAGCGTGCCGCTGATGCTGGTGTCCTACGGCAACCCGGCGCTGCGCGACGACCAGCGCCTGGCCAAGCTCGGCGTGCGCATCGTGGTGGACGGCCATGCCGCCTACTTCGCCGCGATCAAGGCCACCTACGACTGCCTGCGCGAGCAGCGCGGCGTAGACGCTTCCGACCTGACCGCTTCGGAGCTGGCGAAGAAGTACACCCTGCCGGAGGAGTACCAGATCTTCGCCAGGGAATACATGGAAGTGAAGGAGTAA
- a CDS encoding urease subunit gamma, which translates to MDLTPREKDKLLIFTAGLVAERRLARGLKLNYPEAMALISAALLEGARDGRTVAELMHYGTTLLTREQVMEGVPEMIPEIQVEATFPDGTKLVTVHQPIA; encoded by the coding sequence ATGGATCTCACGCCCCGCGAGAAAGACAAGCTGCTGATCTTCACCGCCGGCCTGGTCGCCGAGCGGCGCCTGGCCCGCGGCCTGAAGCTGAACTACCCGGAAGCCATGGCGCTGATCTCCGCCGCGCTGCTCGAAGGCGCGCGCGACGGCCGCACCGTCGCCGAGCTGATGCACTACGGCACCACCCTGCTGACCCGCGAACAGGTGATGGAAGGCGTGCCGGAGATGATCCCGGAGATCCAGGTGGAAGCCACCTTCCCCGACGGCACCAAGCTGGTCACCGTGCACCAGCCTATCGCCTGA
- the urtD gene encoding urea ABC transporter ATP-binding protein UrtD has product MRAVPHLMLEPAFDPSAASRDAVGLGSSADGSLDVRHGTVLTLEDINVSFDGFKALRDLTLYIGLGELRCIIGPNGAGKTTLMDVITGKTRPDSGKAYFGETLDLTRMSEVEIAQAGIGRKFQKPTVFEALSVFENLELAQKADKSVWASLRAKLTGEQKDRIEEVLTTIRLRESRNRPAGLLSHGQKQFLEIGMLLVQEPQLLLLDEPVAGMTDAETEFTAELFKSLAGKHSLMVVEHDMGFVGSIADHVSVLHQGHVLAEGSLDEVQANKQVIEVYLGR; this is encoded by the coding sequence ATGAGAGCCGTGCCCCACCTGATGCTCGAACCGGCCTTCGACCCCAGCGCCGCCAGCCGCGACGCTGTCGGCCTCGGCTCCAGTGCCGACGGCAGCCTCGACGTACGCCACGGCACCGTACTGACCCTGGAAGACATCAACGTCAGCTTCGACGGCTTCAAGGCCCTGCGCGACCTGACGCTGTACATCGGCCTCGGCGAACTGCGCTGCATCATCGGCCCCAACGGCGCCGGCAAGACCACGTTGATGGACGTGATCACCGGCAAGACCCGCCCCGACAGCGGCAAGGCCTACTTCGGCGAAACCCTCGACCTCACACGCATGAGCGAAGTGGAAATCGCCCAGGCCGGTATCGGCCGCAAGTTCCAGAAACCCACGGTGTTCGAGGCGCTCAGCGTGTTCGAGAACCTGGAGCTGGCGCAGAAGGCCGACAAGTCCGTGTGGGCCAGCCTGCGGGCGAAGCTCACCGGCGAGCAGAAGGACCGCATCGAAGAAGTGCTCACCACCATCCGCCTGCGCGAGTCGCGCAACCGCCCGGCCGGGCTGCTCTCCCATGGCCAGAAGCAGTTCCTCGAGATCGGCATGCTGCTGGTGCAGGAGCCGCAGCTGCTGCTGCTCGACGAGCCGGTGGCGGGCATGACCGACGCCGAGACCGAGTTCACCGCCGAGCTGTTCAAGTCCCTCGCCGGCAAGCACTCGCTGATGGTGGTGGAGCACGACATGGGCTTCGTCGGCAGCATCGCCGACCACGTCAGCGTGCTGCACCAGGGCCACGTGCTGGCCGAGGGTTCGCTGGACGAGGTGCAGGCCAACAAGCAGGTCATCGAGGTTTACCTCGGGCGTTGA
- a CDS encoding urease subunit beta, whose product MIPGEYDIQPGEIELNAGRRTLALTVANSGDRPIQVGSHYHFFETNDALQFDRAATRGMRLNIPAGTAVRFEPGQSREVELVELAGARRVYGFAGRVMGDL is encoded by the coding sequence ATGATCCCTGGCGAATACGACATCCAGCCCGGCGAGATCGAACTCAACGCCGGCCGCCGCACCCTCGCGCTGACGGTGGCCAACAGCGGCGACCGACCGATCCAGGTCGGCTCGCACTACCACTTCTTCGAGACCAACGACGCCCTGCAATTCGACCGCGCCGCCACCCGCGGCATGCGTCTGAACATCCCCGCCGGCACCGCGGTGCGCTTCGAACCCGGGCAGAGCCGCGAGGTCGAGCTGGTCGAACTGGCTGGCGCGCGGCGGGTTTACGGATTTGCCGGACGAGTGATGGGCGACCTCTGA
- a CDS encoding type III effector HrpK domain-containing protein yields MRIPSTHLRRWLPLALLTLLGAQAQAAAPVSSQASLIDANRYLLLLSATGDERFQTYMENTGKRLDASLAANQDPALRELWSNFQQGSRKLVGSFATQKLTAQQKMSQSLALEEPVTAYLKAHPQATPTLADNLRLRALLAAREANLRSADPKQADAEAEQIKALDAGIQQQIDGLAKADPTLHADLSNRWHYLQVSQKNGKLLPYPFNAQIDAMLGKLDAR; encoded by the coding sequence ATGCGAATCCCCTCTACCCATCTCCGCCGCTGGCTGCCGCTGGCTCTTCTCACCCTGCTCGGCGCCCAGGCACAGGCCGCCGCGCCCGTCAGCAGCCAGGCCAGCCTGATCGACGCCAACCGCTACCTGCTGCTGCTCAGCGCCACCGGCGACGAGCGCTTCCAGACCTACATGGAAAACACCGGCAAGCGCCTCGACGCGAGCCTGGCCGCCAACCAGGACCCCGCGCTGCGCGAGCTGTGGAGCAACTTCCAGCAAGGCAGCCGCAAGCTGGTCGGCAGCTTCGCCACGCAGAAGCTCACGGCCCAACAGAAGATGAGCCAGAGCCTGGCGCTGGAAGAACCCGTCACCGCCTACCTCAAGGCGCATCCGCAGGCCACGCCGACCCTGGCCGACAACCTGCGCCTGCGCGCCCTGCTCGCCGCCCGCGAGGCCAACCTGCGCAGCGCCGATCCGAAGCAGGCCGACGCCGAGGCCGAGCAGATCAAGGCGCTGGACGCCGGCATCCAGCAGCAAATCGACGGGCTGGCGAAGGCCGACCCGACCCTGCACGCCGACCTGAGCAACCGCTGGCACTACCTGCAGGTCAGCCAGAAGAACGGCAAGCTGCTGCCCTACCCGTTCAACGCGCAGATCGACGCCATGCTCGGCAAGCTGGACGCGCGCTGA
- a CDS encoding GNAT family N-acetyltransferase: MQVLIREATPADLEALRDIYNDAVLNTTAIWNEIAIDVENRRAWLELRAQQGFPVLVCEDGGEVVGYSSYGPWRAFDGFRETVEHSVYVRADQRGKGLGVVLLQALVERARAQGLHVMVAAIESGNAASIRLHERLGFVTTGQMPQVGQKFGRWLDLTFMQLILDPRSAP; encoded by the coding sequence ATCCAAGTGCTTATCCGCGAAGCCACCCCCGCCGACCTCGAAGCCCTGCGCGACATCTACAACGACGCCGTGCTCAACACCACCGCGATCTGGAACGAGATCGCCATCGACGTGGAGAACCGCCGCGCCTGGCTGGAACTGCGCGCCCAGCAGGGCTTCCCGGTGCTGGTCTGCGAAGACGGCGGCGAAGTGGTCGGCTATTCGAGCTACGGCCCCTGGCGCGCCTTCGACGGCTTCCGCGAGACGGTCGAGCACTCGGTCTACGTGCGCGCCGACCAGCGCGGAAAAGGCCTCGGCGTGGTGCTCCTGCAAGCGCTGGTCGAGCGCGCCCGCGCCCAGGGCCTGCACGTGATGGTGGCCGCCATCGAGAGCGGCAACGCCGCCTCGATCCGCCTGCACGAGCGCCTCGGTTTCGTCACCACCGGGCAGATGCCGCAAGTCGGCCAGAAGTTCGGCCGCTGGCTCGACCTGACCTTCATGCAACTGATCCTCGACCCAAGGAGCGCCCCATGA